A single genomic interval of Penicillium psychrofluorescens genome assembly, chromosome: 2 harbors:
- a CDS encoding uncharacterized protein (ID:PFLUO_002821-T1.cds;~source:funannotate), whose product MPEQRQRRDEPESNSGFKTALQGLGIFLLVQFVIGRFWGNKQDAASDVKPGNMPAFVDRPDPSQVSDYSAIPNLIAPIWPSNSALDISVYVAPSPVIPNLKSAELVLSEKNFTIGNYSDSREIDTTIKIPKQVQQNGTLWAHFFVAQTGYQLDPAAKGYSSENAVHFLRPLNQYLPKKKVKKLKNLLSSDGTEVEEEEDNTPDVQTVSYYHPNFTVSIIPDTGSQKFAQMQPAVRQYVQLERSGARDLSGQNGWYYPIVFLNTFWQLKTHMTELNSTVDTVPLRITLNNMANWKFSIITSIDEGAKQSAQQAAYGGTAPGGGDGTEWEMVKEILLDTNIYLLGTTGVVTILHMLFETLAFKNDIVSPTPWDAHWRKKKDIVGTSVRTILANVFMQAVIFLYLMDNSENTSWMILASQGFGILLEAWKITKTVDVRIRPPPAGSFFSFLPYVIVFEDKHKLSETEEKTKEYDEIAFRYLYIIAVPLLAAYAAYNLIYNTHKSWYSYIIQTLVGSVYAYGFLMMVPSLYINYRLKSVAHLPGKALTYKFLNTFIDDLFAFTVKMPWLHRLATLRDDVIFFVWVYQSWKYKVDYSRVNEFGQGGESDEEDEASPTAAKIDKSPEVTAQTSAAQPSSSKASTRKRK is encoded by the exons ATGCCCGAGCAGCGCCAACGCAGGGATGAGCCGGAGTCTAAT TCCGGCTTCAAGACTGCCCTCCAAGGCCTGGGAATCTTCCTGCTGGTGCAATTCGTCATCGGCCGATTTTGGGGCAACAAGCAGGATGCTGCTTCCGATGTCAAGCCGGGCAACATGCCTGCCTTTGTCGACCGTCCCGACCCCAGCCAGGTCTCTGACTACAGCGCCATCCCCAACCTCATCGCCCCGATCTGGCCGTCCAACAGCGCCCTCGATATCAGTGTCTATGTGGCGCCGTCTCCCGTGATCCCGAACCTGAAGTCGGCCGAGCTGGTCCTGAGCGAGAAGAACTTCACAATTGGCAACTACAGCGACAGTCGGGAGATCGACACGACCATCAAGATTCCGAAGCAGGTCCAGCAGAACGGAACCCTCTGGGCGCATTTCTTTGTCGCCCAGACGGGTTATCAACTAGACCCCGCCGCCAAGGGTTACAGCTCCGAGAACGCCGTCCACTTCCTGCGCCCACTGAACCAGTACctccccaagaagaaggtcaagaagctgaagaacCTCCTGTCGAGTGACGGAacggaggtggaagaggaggaagataaCACCCCGGATGTGCAGACCGTGTCGTACTATCACCCCAACTTCACCGTCTCTATCATCCCCGACACCGGATCCCAGAAATTCGCCCAGATGCAGCCCGCAGTTCGCCAGTATGTGCAGCTCGAACGAAGTGGTGCCCGGGATCTGAGTGGCCAAAACGGCTGGTACTACCCGATTGTGTTTCTGAACACCTTCTGGCAGCTGAAAACCCACATGACGGAATTGAACTCGACGGTCGACACGGTCCCGCTGCGCATCACTCTCAACAACATGGCAAACTGGAAGTTCAGCATCATCACTAGTATCGATGAAGGTGCCAAGCAAAGTGCTCAGCAGGCCGCGTATGGCGGCACTGCGCCCGGTGGTGGCGATGGAACGGAGTGGGAGATGGTCAAGGAGATTCTTCTGGACACGAACATTTACCTCCTGGGCACCACCGGTGTGGTCACTATCCTGCATATGTTGTTCGAGACTCTGGCTTTCAAGAACGATATCGTCAGTCCTACTCCTTGGGAT GCTCACtggcgcaagaagaaggacattGTCGGCACTTCGGTCCGAACGATTCTGGCCAATGTCTTCATGCAGgccgtcatcttcctctacCTGATGGATAACAGCGAGAACACCTCATGGATGATTCTTGCCAGTCAGGGATTCGGGATTCTGCTGGAAGCCTGGAAGATCACCAAGACAGTCGACGTTCGTATTCGTCCACCGCCCGCCGGCTCCTTCTTTTCGTTCTTGCCGTATGTTATTGTCTTCGAGGACAAGCATAAACTCTCGGAgaccgaggagaagaccaaggagTATGACGAGATTGCTTTCCGCTATCTATACATCATCGCCGTGCCCCTGCTGGCCGCCTATGCTGCGTACAACCTGATCTACAACACCCACAAGTCGTGGTACTCGTACATCATTCAGACGCTTGTCGGCAGCGTCTACGCCTACGGATTTCTCATGATGGTTCCCAGTTTGTATATCAACTATCGCTTGAAG TCCGTTGCCCACTTGCCCGGCAAGGCCCTGACGTACAAGTTCCTCAACACCTTCATCGACGACCTCTTCGCCTTCACGGTCAAGATGCCCTGGCTGCACCGCCTGGCCACCCTGCGTGACGACgtcattttctttgtctGGGTGTACCAGAGCTGGAAGTACAAGGTGGACTATTCGCGCGTCAACGAGTTCGGACAGGGTGgcgagagcgacgaggaagacgaggctTCCCCCACGGCTGCTAAGATCGACAAGTCTCCCGAGGTGACTGCTCAGACGTCGGCTGCCCAGCCCAGCTCGTCCAAGGCGTCGACCCGGAAGAGGAAATGA
- a CDS encoding uncharacterized protein (ID:PFLUO_002819-T1.cds;~source:funannotate) — MGDKIGATIVSDGYALIAADIEKGKDIALLPETLKKEEAKTISMLNELGAIRDRALPQGNRWIFGTEMATALDSHLMIFLARLMDVGRESLMPETIRYYAEAIMAQDVWKDFMQGRTTMYQY, encoded by the exons ATGGGGGATAAGATCGGTGCCACCATAGTTTCCGATGGCTACGCATTGATCGCAGCGGA CATCGAGAAAGGCAAAGACATTGCCCTGCTGCCGGAGACCttgaaaaaagaagaagcaaagacGATTTCGATGCTCAACGAACTGGGCGCCATTCGTGACCGCGCGCTTCCACAGGGTAACCGGTGGATTTTTGGCACGGAGATGGCGACAGCTTTGGACTCGCATTTGATGATTTTCCTCGCGCGCCTCATGGATGTGGGGAGGGAATCTCTCATGCCTGAGACAATTCGTTATTATGCGGAGGCCATCATGGCTCAGGATGTATGGAAAGACTTTATGCAGGGAAGGACCACAATGTACCAATATTAG
- a CDS encoding uncharacterized protein (ID:PFLUO_002820-T1.cds;~source:funannotate) encodes MTDTHPSDASRAHFPSHTGPRVWLITAGDSPIGISVARQVLAHGDSVLLGLAHSILDRDERRRDGFEAFLAEVEGHQHEGWGQRMKTVPLDIRMMGECQAVFAQAVATFGRVDILLCCTSQALIGTVEELAASQQTLNLVRDQFEINYFGPLNIIKAALPHMRREQSGHIMIISGITAHIGTPGLGMYCAAGWALEGFCDSLAYEIAPFDVKLTIFQCSIEIGILTNLVTSVPPIFPAYSPAGNSAPLFRGILNHLVPRLPDNRATQTTTTKPSTGSSRGSHDSQENTRVHAAETGPFSVPEIVSMHPPLSGAHLEVLVSETVYAITAIGGHENPPSRHIVGQEGVASVKEKLKTVSEELEDFIQASFAVDVAADAEPVPTRDDAMGGMNEGHIL; translated from the exons ATGACGGACACGCATCCCTCCGACGCCTCCCGCGCGCACTTCCCGTCGCATACCGGGCCGCGAGTCTGGCTGATCACGGCCGGCGACTCGCCCATTGGCATCTCCGTTGCGCGGCAGGTGCTTGCGCATGGGGATTCAGTGCTTTTGGGACTCGCGCACTCCATTCTAGACCGCGACGAGCGCCGTCGCGATGGGTTCGAAGCATTTCTCGCCGAGGTGGAGGGGCACCAGCATGAGGGATGGGGGCAGCGCATGAAGACCGTTCCTCTGGATATCAG GATGATGGGCGAATGCCAAGCTGTCTTCGCGCAAGCTGTAGCGACATTTGGAAGAGTCGATATCCTCCTGTGCTGCACGAGTCAGG CCCTCATCGGAACGGTGGAAGAACTTGCCGCGTCGCAGCAGACCCTCAACCTCGTCCGCGATCAATTCGAGATCAATTACTTCGGTCCTCTGAACATCATTAAGGCCGCACTGCCTCATATGCGCCGAGAACAATCAGGCCATATTATGATCATATCCGGAATCA CGGCGCACATCGGCACCCCAGGACTGGGCATGTACTGCGCAGCAGGTTGGGCTCTCGAAGGGTTCTGCGAC AGTCTGGCATACGAAATCGCTCCGTTCGACGTCAAACTCACCATCTTCCAATGCAGCATCGAAATCGGCATCCTCACCAACCTCGTCACCAGCGTGCCCCCAATCTTTCCAGCCTATTCACCCGCAGGCAACAGCGCGCCGCTGTTCCGCGGGATCCTCAACCATCTGGTCCCACGTCTCCCAGATAACCGCGCCACTcaaacaaccaccaccaagcCCTCCACCGGGTCGAGTCGGGGAAGTCATGACTCGCAAGAAAATACACGGGTCCACGCCGCAGAGACAGGCCCCTTCTCCGTTCCCGAGATCGTATCCATGCACCCCCCGCTCAGCGGCGCGCATCTCGAAGTCCTTGTTTCTGAAACCGTTTATGCCATCACGGCGATCGGGGGACATGAGAATCCACCCTCCCGCCATATTGTCGGGCAAGAAGGTGTTGCGAGTGTCAAGGAGAAACTCAAGACCGTCAgcgaggaactggaggatTTTATTCAGGCGAGCTTTGCGGTTGATGTTGCTGCCGATGCGGAACCTGTGCCGACGAGAGACGATGCGATGGGTGGGATGAATGAAGGTCATATACTTTAA
- a CDS encoding uncharacterized protein (ID:PFLUO_002823-T1.cds;~source:funannotate) — MAIRLNRLLRQPYHSCPGSSFSTSAGLLSGHSKWATIRHDKAKNDKAKSKERQLVSKEIRNATQLWGPNPKFNPRLTLALSNAKRASIPKTVIEAAIARGQGLSLTGQALESITIEAILPGSVAAVIECQTDQKARVLQDIRFLIKDNGGSISPTTYLFEKKGRVVMEKKDGVDLDNYLDQAIEAGAADLTADERGRLVVFTDPSGTKSVGEKFSKLSGLEIEEIEIIWDPNQDGLVKKVDEEHAKILENLLAALREEPSVQEIYLNPPDIL; from the exons ATGGCCATCCGGCTGAACAGGCTGCTGCGACAGCCATACCACAGTTGTCCTGGTAGCAGCTTCAGCACTTCGGCTGGGCTCTTGTCCGGACACAGCAAATGGGCCACCATCCGGCAtgacaaggccaagaacgacaaggccaagagcAAAGAGCGCCAGCTGGTGAGCAAAGAGATCCGCAATGCCACCCAGT TATGGGGCCCCAACCCCAAATTCAACCCCCGTCTCACCCTCGCCCTCTCCAACGCCAAACGCGCATCCATCCCCAAAACCGTGATCGaggccgccattgcccgCGGCCAGGGCCTGAGCTTGACAGGACAAGCATTGGAATCCATCACCATTGAAGCCATTCTCCCCGGATCCGTGGCAGCAGTGATCGAGTGCCAGACAGACCAGAAAGCGCGCGTGCTGCAGGATATCCGGTTTCTGATCAAGGATAACGGCGGCAGTATCTCGCCGACGACATACTTGTTTGAAAAGAAGGGGAGGGTGGTtatggagaagaaagacggtGTTGATCTGGACAATTATCTGGACCAGGCGATTGAGGCCGGCGCGGCCGATCTGACGGCCGATGAACGGGGTCGTTTGGTGGTCTTCACGGATCCATCGGGGACGAAGAGTGTGGGCGAGAAGTTTTCCAAGCTTTCTGggttggagattgaggagattgagattATCTGGGATCCGAATCAGGATGGATTGGTCAagaaggtggatgaggagcaTGCAAAGATTCTGGAAAATCTCTTGGCTGCTTTGCGCGAGGAACCTAGTGTGCAGGAGATTTACTTGAACCCTCCGGATATCCTCTAA
- a CDS encoding uncharacterized protein (ID:PFLUO_002818-T1.cds;~source:funannotate): MIRFQSLLILVFCAIGLLGPSLVQCAPIEAPGIEIYDAPHEQLSRLEGSDEMSKHTRSVVPMRSSGLKRRGWISSFNEIATTAKQIGNGLISGMTQVADTAQTGKELLADFTGLASDARSATDEIKGMAQEAITNIVKLPTALIVDLKDETKKQLEETLGSLTEKVSSKLPTIGGLDTVVSSALIHLKGTALNKLEDADNKFIAKLDAVKSHITESINGLFKAPANAITSFLKNVSEKDLQILTDKADDYITKVNAFCDTLGKFVGAVQNAKDAANADWTSINKAAKNIQSLVVSYTGAQENVATVEVQSELPEESRITAQVFSQLSTQRLHWLKVYMSLLGNLSKRTDETAVTQTVVEDIWKQQKMITGPGDDEDGDDEDGDDKDGDDEDGDDEDGDEEDCDEDDDEDS, from the coding sequence ATGATTCGATTTCAGTCTCTGCTTATTCTGGTCTTCTGCGCCATAGGATTGTTGGGCCCTTCACTAGTCCAATGTGCACCTATCGAAGCTCCCGGTATCGAAATCTATGACGCCCCTCATGAACAGCTATCTCGGTTGGAGGGGAGTGATGAGATGTCTAAGCACACCCGAAGTGTCGTGCCTATGAGGAGCAGTGGGCTTAAGCGGAGGGGGTGGATAAGCTCCTTTAACGAGATCGCGACAACTGCCAAACAAATCGGGAACGGCCTTATAAGTGGAATGACCCAGGTCGCGGACACCGCTCAGACTGGTAAAGAGCTTCTTGCCGACTTCACAGGTCTAGCTTCAGACGCCAGATCCGCAACAGATGAAATCAAGGGTATGGCACAGGAAGCCATCACAAACATCGTCAAGCTGCCGACAGCACTCATCGTGGATCTCAAAGACGAGACCAAAAAGCAACTCGAAGAGACGCTTGGAAGCCTAACCGAAAAGGTATCAAGCAAGCTTCCAACCATCGGCGGATTAGATACCGTCGTATCGAGCGCTCTTATACACTTGAAGGGAACAGCTCTAAACAAATTAGAGGATGCGGATAACAAGTTTATCGCCAAGCTCGACGCGGTTAAAAGCCATATCACAGAGAGCATAAACGGACTATTCAAGGCGCCAGCAAATGCTATCACTTCATTCCTCAAGAATGTGTCAGAGAAAGATCTCCAGATTTTGACGGATAAGGCCGATGACTACATCACGAAAGTCAACGCATTCTGTGATACCCTTGGAAAATTTGTCGGTGCCGTCCAAAACGCCAAGGACGCAGCGAATGCCGATTGGACCTCTATCAACAAAGCAGCCAAAAACATTCAGTCCCTCGTCGTTTCCTATACCGGTGCACAGGAAAATGTGGCTACGGTAGAAGTGCAGAGTGAGCTCCCAGAAGAAAGCAGGATTACGGCTCAAGTTTTCTCGCAGCTGAGTACCCAGCGACTTCACTGGTTGAAGGTCTATATGTCTCTTCTGGGGAATCTAAGTAAAAGGACGGATGAAACTGCCGTGACGCAGACCGTGGTGGAAGATATTTGGAAACAACAGAAGATGATTACCGGTCctggtgatgatgaagatggtgatgacgaggatggtgatgacaaggatggtgatgacgaggatggtgatgacgaggatggtgatgaggaggattgtgatgaggatgatgatgaggactCCTAA
- a CDS encoding uncharacterized protein (ID:PFLUO_002822-T1.cds;~source:funannotate), whose amino-acid sequence MDNSGNNRQSVRLLDAVEHLEAVAFVPVKQRYTDASDLAKTIASDAYENGIPPTTLARLLKILTTKNSLDQGTVTTLVKNLYPQEKISSKLITQVVCCLGPSKNKPSAVTQALLLRWLILAYDLLEDRAHLAKLYAVLFNQLDMISLRKPLCHLLSLITRRRHVKPFRIQALMELLRAAGSEEKELVSLLRIFKNYYPEIIIGDLGLTRRMGLIFKHPDPEWSSHAKTLHDQNAERAAQAGDDRLFQVVHRGTVKRSKIEVVIPSLQTSRVPPKHTSLEEIRDIDHFVEKIDRIELPNQIISTLGDAIAQKYLFLVQPEAAHRRLDEWLRSFLEDKLEQLQEGVDDEPETLSYVLDFVVGYASYTKELPVSVRSFLKSYFTIWNGKDNREHILRLLEYLPVESFEPLQEELLLPTETAVLDGTLASRTALLDFYSALISQWGVKLRRQPSVSEESAPLSRVIVHAGLLASSMLEFLPAVADENQTKPGTLSVLQFYKVLADLFSYASQNAYIRLTIPLASTVYTLAFTSSASLLSMLNSILAGYKSAFETSLSSKVLQPPNPPDPLYPNELVGQFNGYVMDMCNLVWRNRALNKDDPNALGCLIPAKTITALTEYLQVSNEASRRYDRESAFQSTVTSIFSISYHVALCNFSAACFADIENDQNIGDDRPRLRKPVTQKFLQALEKDGGAKITWQEYRVQMLDWLEAVGCRGTSELMRSTMKALRKE is encoded by the exons ATGGATAATTCGG GGAACAACCGCCAGTCAGTCCGGCTGCTGGACGCGGTCGAACATCTGGAAGCCG TTGCATTTGTGCCCGTCAAGCAAAGATACACGGATGCCAGCGACCTAGCCAAAACAATTGCCTCGGACGCGTACGAGAATGGCATTCCGCCGACCACGCTGGCCCGACTGTTGAAGATCCTCACGACGAAAAACAGTCTGGACCAAGGCACGGTCACCACCCTGGTCAAGAACCTCTATCCGCAAGAAAAGATCTCGTCCAAGCTGATCACGCAGGTGGTTTGTTGTCTGGGGCCGAGCAAGAACAAGCCCAGCGCGGTGACGCAGGCGCTACTGCTGCGCTGGCTGATTCTGGCGTATGATCTGCTCGAAGACAGGGCGCATCTTGCCAAGCTATATGCAGTGCTCTTCAATCAGCTCGATATGATCAGTCTACGGAAGCCGCTGTGTCATCTGCTATCGTTGATCACGCGGCGGAGACACGTCAAGCCGTTTCGCATCCAGGCTTTGATGGAGCTGCTTCGGGCGGCAGGGAGCGAGGAAAAAGAGCTCGTCAGTCTGCTCAGGATCTTCAAGAACTATTACCCCGAGATCATAATCGGGGATCTGGGATTGACCAGAAGAATGGGCTTGATTTTCAAGCACCCGGACCCGGAGTGGTCCAGCCACGCGAAGACCCTTCATGATCAGAATGCAGAACGGGCGGCACAGGCTGGTGATGACCGGCTGTTTCAGGTGGTTCATCGAGGCACGGTGAAAAGGAGCAAGATCGAAGTGGTGATCCCGAGCTTGCAGACGTCTCGCGTGCCGCCGAAGCATACTTCGCTGGAAGAGATTCGTGATATCGATCACTTCGTCGAGAAGATTGACCGGATCGAGCTTCCGAATCAGATAATTTCGACGCTTGGCGATGCCATTGCTCAGAAGTATTTGTTCCTAGTTCAGCCGGAAGCAGCACATCGCCGCCTGGATGAGTGGTTGAGGAGCTTTTTGGAGGATAAGCTGGAACAACTCCAGGAAGGTGTGGATGACGAGCCGGAGACATTATCCTATGTTCTGGATTTTGTCGTGGGATATGCTTCGTACACGAAG GAACTCCCGGTCTCGGTCCGTTCGTTTTTAAAGTCATATTTTACGATCTGGAACGGCAAAGATAATCGTGAACACATCCTTCGACTCCTTGAGTATCTCCCCGTGGAGTCCTTCGAGCCCTTGCAAGAGGAACTACTGTTACCTACGGAGACCGCCGTGCTGGATGGCACACTTGCATCCAGAACGGCCTTGCTGGACTTTTATTCCGCGCTGATCAGTCAATGGGGTGTCAAGCTGCGGCGGCAGCCTTCTGTCTCCGAAGAATCAGCCCCCCTGAGTCGTGTGATTGTGCACGCAGGACTATTGGCCTCATCCATGCTCGAGTTTCTACCTGCCGTGGCCGACGAAAACCAGACCAAGCCCGGGACACTCTCTGTGCTTCAATTCTACAAAGTTTTAGCAGACCTGTTCTCGTACGCCTCGCAGAATGCGTATATTCGACTTACGATCCCCCTCGCATCGACTGTCTACACCCTCGCTTTCACCTCATCCgcctctcttctctccatGCTCAATTCCATCCTAGCAGGCTACAAATCTGCCTTTGAGACTTCCTTGAGCTCCAAAGTGCTCCAACCTCCAAACCCCCCAGACCCACTGTACCCCAATGAGCTGGTCGGCCAGTTCAACGGCTACGTGATGGACATGTGCAACCTGGTCTGGCGCAACCGCGCCCTGAACAAAGACGACCCCAATGCGCTGGGTTGTCTGATACCCGCAAAAACAATAACTGCACTCACTGAGTACCTCCAAGTGTCCAACGAAGCATCCAGGCGATACGACCGAGAAAGCGCGTTTCAGTCCACCGTCACatccatcttctcaatcagcTACCACGTCGCGCTGTGCAATTTCTCCGCGGCCTGTTTTGCGGATATCGAGAATGACCAAAATATCGGGGACGATCGCCCCCGACTCCGAAAACCGGTTACCCAGAAGTTCTTGCAGGCGCTTGAGAAGGACGGCGGGGCAAAGATCACTTGGCAGGAATATCGGGTGCAGATGCTTGACTGGCTGGAGGCCGTTGGCTGTCGGGGCACAAGTGAGTTGATGAGGAGCACGATGAAGGCGTTACGGAAGGAGTGA